AAAGATGATGTCAATAACAATAATTCTTTTGGGGGAtttttcagggtttcaaatacACAGACTCATCAAATTGCTGCTAGGAAGGAAAAGCAGATGGAAGCATTGAAGGCTGCTCTTGGCATAGTCTCATCTGAAGCCAATGAAATAAATGAAGATGGGACTGATGGGCTTGGAAATGATGGAAAAAATGGTCCTAATGTGGAGGGTAATTCAAAGCCTGAACATTCCTTTTTGGATAGAGATTTCAGTAGAAAGAAACAAATGGTTGAAGATCAAAAGGATGAAAATACTAAGAAGAAGAGTGTTAAAGATACAAAGCACCACAAGAAGGTTGAAACTCGTAAGAAAAAGTATGAGGATGATTCATCTGATTCAGACAGCAGTTTGTCTGATGAGAAGAGAGGTACAAGGAAGCGTGGTAAAGAGTATACAAGCAGTAGTGATGAATCTGATTCTGATAGTGATGCTAAGAGGAAGCTCAAGGCTGAAAAGAAGCGGAAGATACCTAAGCACCGCAAGAAAGGTAGGGTGGAGGATAGTGATGATACTGATTCTTATGATTCTGATGACAGCAATTTTGCAAGAAAAAGTTATAAGAAAGAAAAGTCTCTTAAGAGGCATTCTTcggatgatgattctgatgatcATGAAGATGTCTCCAACCATAAAAATCGGGAAGGGAAGCAACATTCAAAAATGAACAAACGTCATGATTCTGAGGAGGAATCTGATGTTGACAGTGAGGAAAAGAAATATGGTAGACTTGAGAAGCAGAAGACAAGGAGGCATAATTCTGATGATGAGGACTCTGATAAAGATGGTGTTAGGCGTGCATTGGGTCAAGACAGATATGTTAGTAGGGGGTCATACACTTCCTCTAACAAGAGTAGCAGTGACAGTGATTCAGACAGCGGTTCTAGTGATCACAGacgtgaaaaaacaaaaaaaggtggGTCTGTTGCTGCAAAGAAAGTTAAAGGATATGGCATGGAAGAAAATAGATTCAGAGATGAAGCCAGAGATAGTGGTGCAGATAAAGGGAAGTATGGTGCTAATGTTGATGCATTGGGCTCTCTTACAAAGTCATATGGGAGAGATATTACAAAGGGATCAAATAGTAGAAGTCGAGAGATGACACACGGTAACAGGAAAATTGATGGAGACAGAGAGAGGGAGCCTGTCACAGTGGTCAAGCATGATGAAGATGATAGAAAAATGGAGTCTGAATCTAAATCAGCTAGGTTTGCAGGGCCTGATGATGATAGCTCTGAGCAGAGAGGAAGAAATTATAACAAGGATGTTGAATCACATTTTGTTGGTCGAACTGCTCGGTATGGTGAGGATCATGAAACCAGAAGGCGTAGAAAAGATGATGATAATCATAGGGAGCATGAGCATACAAGGGATAATGATGACCATGGAGAAAGAAAGCATGGAAGGGATGAAGATGATCGTACAGGAAGAAAGCATGCAAGGGAAGAGGATGTCAGAGAAAAAAAGCATggaaaggatgaggatgatCCTAAAGAAAAGCACAGAAGGCATGACGATGGCCTTGGAGACTATCGTATGGGAAGAAAGCATGCAAGGGATGAGGATGATCTTGGAGAACGAAAGCATGCAAGGGATGAGGATGATTCCAAAGAAGGGAAGCACAGAAGGTATGATGATGGCCGTGGAGAGAGAAAGAACTTGAGGGATGAAGATGACCGTGCAGAGAGAAAGCGTGGAAGGGATGAAGATTACCGAACTGGAAGAAAACAGGCAAGGGATGAGGATGAACATAGAGAAAGAAAATTCAGAAGGAATGAGGATGATCGGGAAGGAAGAAAGTTCAGAAGGGACGATGATGTTTATGGAGAAAGAAAGAACTTAAGGGATGGGGATGTGCATGGAGAACGAAAGAACTTAAGGGAGAATGATGATAGGGAAAGAAAGCATTCGAAGGATGAAGATGGCCGTGGAGAAAGAAAGCACAGAagggatgatgatgatgatgatggttaTGAAAGAAAGCAGCGCAGAAGGGATGATGATGATCCTGAAGAAAGAAAGCAGCACAGCAGGGATGATGATGGTCGTGGAGATAGAAAGCACAGAAGGGAGGAGGAAGAGCGCGGAAACAAAGGTTATGAGAGGGAAAGCCGTGGAGATTACTCCAAGAGAGGCAGATACTAAGGTTCTCGTTCGAGTGAGAGGTGTGAAAGTGACTCATGAACTGTGATCCAGGCATCTTGAGAATGTTTACTTGCtgctttaatatttgaattagatGTGTCAGTTGTCTTATACATTTGCTTTTTAGAGGATGTAATTTGTGTGTGAACTATGTTTCATGTGTTTTCGTTTCAAATTCcgtattatgtttttttttaccaaaattctGTATTATGTTGTGACtggtagtttttaaaaaaataaaatacaaaatctgATGCAGGTGTTGTATATTTGCAAGGGTGGAATAGTGCGAGTGTGTGACTACTATTTGCGTGAAAGCGAATGATTTTCTTTTGCAACGAGATGTGAAGTCAAGAAGGCCACTATAATAGGATAGCGGTGGAATGTTAATCCCTATGAGCTTAAAccataaataaatttggtaaCAGGGTGATTAAACCCCAGCCTCGGGCTTTAGTACTTGATCTACAGAAGTTACATAGTTGaggatttatttgttttttctagCTATATTCTATGTGAGATTCTTGGTCTTGGAAATCGTGAGATTCAAAAAATTGAATCTTATTTCATCATCTACTCGTGCCAATTATTGACTGATTCAATTCAAGACTAGTACCGTGGTACGAGGTAAAATTTATACAAACAGGTGTGTGCTCTGATACATATATAGTCAAGTAACAGCATTTTGAATGCACCTAATGATAAGCCTAAACAGCTTGCCTCTGGATAATTACATTTAGTTATGATATGGTTGATAGATAACCTTAAGCATGTGGCCATGGATCGATCCCTAGCTCGTGTGTATGAAATAATATCTGTTGGGAGAGATTAATTCCTCAAATCATTTATTCTTGACGGGGGATACCTTGgttaaagaaaaattgattTATCTAAATGTGTAATTGAATATCATTTTTGATATGTTGATCTAAGAGGGTTGTATTGATATTCTTTATATTATGCCTGTTCACTTTTGGTTGAAATAATTCAAACGCTAGTATAATTGGTTTTGGAAAGCAGTAAATAGAACTTTCAAAATTGTAAATAtgctgatttttatttttttcattcaacgACGAATAATGacgatattattatttatgcaGTTAATTTATACACGTGAATGGGATGGACTAAACGTTTGCAATGACCCAACAGGTTGGATCAGTATGCTATAGCAAAATTTGCTGAAAACTTTGAAATGATTCTTAGAAATGTGGCTGAGAATGCATATAGCTTGTTGGTCCTCGCTTGTGGTAAATCACACTTTTGCTTTGATTGGTAATCTTGTTAATTTTACTAATTTCCACTATACCTCTTCTTGGAAATCAATgaaattatgagaaaaaaaaattatagagaaAAATAGAGAGATGAAAATAGACGTACGGGTTGATGGAGGTGTATAAACAGGGTTTAAAGAATGGTGAAGATGGTgcaaaaatttagtttaaagaACAATGAAGCTGTAAGAGGGGTGGAAAATTTAGGGTTTTTCAGGGTTTACATTGGTTTTATATGAAATGGtatatttgtaataaaattatataaaaaaggaaggagatataCTTATTAATTAAGGGGTGTAAATATCAAACGCTTATTTGGTTGATATAGTGTTTGATGTTCAGTTTGTCAAGTCAGAAATCAAAATAGAGGgatttgattataaatacaagaaaagataaaagacttTGTGATACTTGAGtggtgaaaaatataattaagcctaattttaaattttgaaagctgttattatttattatatacttttattcttttttttaaacatgaGATATCCTTAACCAAGAGTCCGACTAATTTCTCGAGGTACgaaatttcatttatatataaaaaataaattcttacgTAATGTTATTCCCTATGGATTCATCCCTGCATCTCACTAGTGTTATAATTTCTTGCCAAACTAGATAGAACAACTAGAAGACAGAAAGAGACACTTGTTACTAAATATCAACCAGAAGAGTAATGTTTACATGGACACAGATTTCAACAGAAGTCTTTCAGAAATCAATTTTTCACCAttcatttttctctccttttccctAAACATCAAAGGTTCTCCCTCCTCTGTTGTCTCTACCCAAAAAGTTTGTACAAGTGGCTTTTACGTACCTAGAATGACTTTAAGGAATATGATTGCTTTCTAACCCATTCATCATAATCTTGCAGCATCTGCTGAAGTAGCAGTGGCACCAGCTTGTCCACCAAAGCTTGCATCATTCTGTACATAGCCAAAAGAGATTAATCTTCCTAAGCAAAACGATAAgttgttaaattttgtatttaaggCATGTTTGAGTAAGTAGTTTAGTAAGTATTTGTCGAATAAGTTCTTATCACATAAAACTTATTCATAAGTTTTACAGTGAAGTTTATTGAAATAAGCTAAACTGGAAGGTCATAAGCTACTTTTATAAGTCTAAATAGGCCCCTAAATTAATCCTCTATAAGAAACAAAATGATTTTACACACAAAAGCATAAACAAAGTATATGCCACAGACATGAacgtagaaaggaaaaaaaatcaccaaattCCCTGGAGAATTTTAAGTTCTGTTTGTTGTCTTCTAAACCTCAAATAATTTCTCATTTAAAGTCCAAATTGTAAAAAAAGGTTTCTCCCAGACGGCCACAGGTTTATTTATCAACTATGTTAATAGTTGAATATGACTCCAATCACCTTGCATAAACTGAGttcttatttatcatttatgttaAAACAGAATCCATAGCAAATAGAACTTTTGTGCACATCCTGAAGAATGATTAGGAATTCCATCTCAATATTTACTAACACAATATCTAATGTCATAATTGGTAATGTCAATATTTAAGTAGGAAGCTTAACCTGACAGATCTGAAGGAGAAATGTTAAGGTGAAATATTTACTTGATGATAAACCTCTATGGTTTCACAAAGGCTACATCATAGAAAAGGGTaagaaggaggaggagaaaCCAAGTCATCaatcagaaaaataataatggcTGAAGATTTCCCCCTAAATTTAGTCCACAATAAAACTAGATAGATAACTGCAATATATTAGTGTCCTACTCCTCATATTAACTTTATATTCCATTATTCTAGAATCTTTAAATTTCCAAGAAGTGGCTTTTGTATATCTCCCTCCTTTCAATTAAGTACAGAGAACTTAGTGAAAgactatataaaaaagaattaggCACAACATCTATAGCCAGTAATAGTTggtaattttaaattgagaatCTACATGCAATACTTTATGTATAAATATATCATCAGAGAACTTGACCATGCGGAGTGCATAacctaaaaggataaaataaaaaatatttactaaataacTCACATATTTCCAGGACCCTCAACGGCTGAAGTAGGCATCATGGTAAATGGTTGTGTGTAGATCTGCAGACAGAGATCTTTCTTTTACAGATGAGAGGCAAATGCAAAAATCCATAATGTCGAACTGAAATACAGTTTAATGGCTACtaattttgattcaaaacaagtgATCTTTTAACATATGAATATGCAGCTACAAAAAATGAATTAGTAAGGATTAAGAAGGAATGGGTCAACTTAACTCATCAGTCTCTatgaaaagaaaacagaaattGCACTTTCACAACAATAAAATTCAACTGAATTCCTGGACTTTCTTTACCAAGAGGctacaatataatttacatgAGGGTGATCTAAGTAATGCAGTTCATGCCTTCATGGTCCTTGAAAACAAATTCAATCATCATAACATACAGGATTACCACTCGTCTATCCcaagaaagagaaacaaatatGGATCTAACATTATATGTaaactttatatattttatgaggATAAGACAAACCTCAAGTGTGAGATTCAACTTAACATCAACTTCTAAAAATGATTCAGCACCAGCACCACCCCAAGTCATTTGGTTTCTCATGAATGCTGCGAATCCATAGAAATTATTAACAAACATTACTGTGACAATTCTTAAAAACACTGAAGTAACCAAAAGCGTCACATGAAACATGTATTGCAGATAAACTTGAATTCAGCAGAAAACTGTGTTGAAAGACTAGCTATTAGAAAGATAATAACATCCAAAGTTCTTGAGTAAATTTACCCTGATATCTGGAGAAATTTCCATTTTAAGGAGTCTAaaaatcggtttttttttttttttcatttcgaGGCCAACTAAATGGTTTTGTATCAGATCAACTAAATAAATCCCATCACattttcacatttatgtctCTTTGCATTCATCTTAAGTCCTTTCCAGTATTTTCAGCACCACTGGGTGGGGAATAAGGTACTATGGGATACGGCACTATGCTGCAAGGAAAACCAAACATCTTTCTCTCTATTCTATGGAAGACTGATCGGTTTCTTTGCAGAAGgattttgatagaaaataaacatttttataattcaatttGACAAAGGGAAGAATTTATATCCCATAAAACAAGTATGACTATGCACACAGTACATTGTAGATACCTGAAAAGTGGTCGTTTTGCTCTTTCACAACTTCTGAACCCTCAAACTGTGAATAATATAGTAAAGTACCCAACAATTAAATGGGATGAGTGACAAAAGGAATGTTACAAGAATTCATGTTCAATCAAACCAAGGTTTATATACATTTATTGAACTTAGGGCAGTAATTAATATGCGTGATTTAAGCATATtactagctttttttttttaaaagcacatGCGAACTTAGAAATTAAGCAACTTTACTactatgtgtgtgtatgtattaTTCGTTGACTTTGTCTCGCTCACTCACAAACACAGTTAGGATCTGTGGAAACCTTTATAAGAAAAACTTACGCACTTGCACTATCTGATAAGCACTAGAAAATTTACTTTAAGAAATCCAGTTGTTGAATTACACTTGGTTATATTCACTTCATACAACAAAGTTTTAGAAACTTTAAACAATTGCATGTAATTTtagtgtaaaattttataagaatgaCACGCACAGTGAATACTCATTAATCTGGGAGTGGATAGTGTGGAACACTGATGGGTCTTTGAGACATGTATAAGATAACGGGGGGAAAGGAGAATGAGCTGGACTGTTGGGCAAAGGTTCATGAGAGGAGAAATACAAATGCAGTTAGGTGTAAGGAGGGAAAATGGTGGGAGAGTGTAACGCAATGTACACATGAAGGCAATGTATTGGAGAGGGGAAGGGGAGAGGGGGGCGGGGGGGAGGAGAGAGAAGGAAATGTGAACAAGGAGAGGGCAAATAATGGTGTGGCATAACAGAATTTTAAGAGTGAATTGATGGCTTAGGCCAGGGAGGGCAGAATCTATGTATCAcctcttatttttatctctcaTAGTTGTGTTTCTTGTTTTCGGATGTGTTTCtgtttattgagaagtattttaCCATGTAAAGGAGATTTCCTCGAGTTATATCGTATTTTAGTATCAATACCATTTCCTATAAAACATTCTTTAGTGTACAGTCAAAGGATCCTAACTTGTGTGTATAATGAATGTGTTTTTAGTGTCTCTATTACTCTCACAAAAAATAAAGGTGTTACATCATGAAcccaacatttttgttcttttttggtTGGGGAGAGGGGAACACCTTACAAGAAAGCATCTCAACCAAGCAATCTTCATCTGTTGAGGTAACCCGCAGATCCAACAATGGCGCagcttcaaagtttaaaaattgaagtttaGGCAGTTCACACCTACGCATACAAGAATAATTATTTGCTTTCAGAATCATACTTCTTCTGCCACAACCCAAGTGCTGTAAGATATTTGCCAAAGTTCATTAAAACATTCAGAAAAAAGAAGTATTTGTTGTCTAAAAATCAAGAGTTTTTTACAGTTGTTTATGAATAGTATTTTCAACCTATTTTGAATAACTGATTTTATCAGCTGAACCATTCAAAGTGTAGGACAGTATGATAACCTAAGCTCCACTTTCTTGTGGACTCATGCAAATCAGCTGTTTATCTACACATTCTTCATAAACAAGAAATACcttgaatttattaaaaaaatgtaataattttggGTGGTTTCTGTTTGAGCAAAACTCAAAACATGCCCTGCTATGTTCATCTTTATTGTTAGTACCAAATATTGCAAAAGAATCAGGTAAGCACCATAACTTATAATTTGGTCCTGAACTTGACTTTAATTTTATGTCACAATCTAGATGAGTAACAGAATTTGCATCATCCAAAccattgaaacttgaaagaacTACTCAGGCCACCAAAACAGAATTAAGGAGGCGGCAGACCTGTATGTGTTAGCATCAAGAGATTCAAATGATTGCAAGGCCTTCGTATTCAACACGGCTGCAATTCCGCTAGGTTGGCTCAGAAATTCACTGATGTGATATTTCTTGCCTCCAAGATCATCATTATATGTTGGCAGCCggattctctcctttttttcagCAAACAAATTTGCCTTCTTTTTGGCATTTGAATTCAAGGAAGTTGCTGCCTTCACCTTGAGATCcattttcctaaaaaattaaattcatggtAAAAAAAGCTAACAATTCTTAGCAAAGATCTCAATTcacaatatttaaattacacaacaaatccaacaaaaaataaataagaacaagaacaaattaCTCTGACACCCCTGTGATCTCCTAAGATTGCACATCAT
This region of Glycine soja cultivar W05 chromosome 17, ASM419377v2, whole genome shotgun sequence genomic DNA includes:
- the LOC114394104 gene encoding protein starmaker-like isoform X2, with protein sequence MYNGIGLQTPRGSGTNGYIQSNKFFVKPKISKVAENMKGFEADQGTAGVSRKPNKEILEHDRKRQIQLKLTILEDKLIDQGYTDAEIAEKLVEARQNLEAATASEETDGPASVSASDKKVSNTQTHQIAARKEKQMEALKAALGIVSSEANEINEDGTDGLGNDGKNGPNVEGNSKPEHSFLDRDFSRKKQMVEDQKDENTKKKSVKDTKHHKKVETRKKKYEDDSSDSDSSLSDEKRGTRKRGKEYTSSSDESDSDSDAKRKLKAEKKRKIPKHRKKGRVEDSDDTDSYDSDDSNFARKSYKKEKSLKRHSSDDDSDDHEDVSNHKNREGKQHSKMNKRHDSEEESDVDSEEKKYGRLEKQKTRRHNSDDEDSDKDGVRRALGQDRYVSRGSYTSSNKSSSDSDSDSGSSDHRREKTKKGGSVAAKKVKGYGMEENRFRDEARDSGADKGKYGANVDALGSLTKSYGRDITKGSNSRSREMTHGNRKIDGDREREPVTVVKHDEDDRKMESESKSARFAGPDDDSSEQRGRNYNKDVESHFVGRTARYGEDHETRRRRKDDDNHREHEHTRDNDDHGERKHGRDEDDRTGRKHAREEDVREKKHGKDEDDPKEKHRRHDDGLGDYRMGRKHARDEDDSKEGKHRRYDDGRGERKNLRDEDDRAERKRGRDEDYRTGRKQARDEDEHRERKFRRNEDDREGRKFRRDDDVYGERKNLRDGDVHGERKNLRENDDRERKHSKDEDGRGERKHRRDDDDDDGYERKQRRRDDDDPEERKQHSRDDDGRGDRKHRREEEERGNKGYERESRGDYSKRGRY
- the LOC114394104 gene encoding protein starmaker-like isoform X1 produces the protein MYNGIGLQTPRGSGTNGYIQSNKFFVKPKISKVAENMKGFEADQGTAGVSRKPNKEILEHDRKRQIQLKLTILEDKLIDQGYTDAEIAEKLVEARQNLEAATASEETDGPASVSASDKKVSNTQTHQIAARKEKQMEALKAALGIVSSEANEINEDGTDGLGNDGKNGPNVEGNSKPEHSFLDRDFSRKKQMVEDQKDENTKKKSVKDTKHHKKVETRKKKYEDDSSDSDSSLSDEKRGTRKRGKEYTSSSDESDSDSDAKRKLKAEKKRKIPKHRKKGRVEDSDDTDSYDSDDSNFARKSYKKEKSLKRHSSDDDSDDHEDVSNHKNREGKQHSKMNKRHDSEEESDVDSEEKKYGRLEKQKTRRHNSDDEDSDKDGVRRALGQDRYVSRGSYTSSNKSSSDSDSDSGSSDHRREKTKKGGSVAAKKVKGYGMEENRFRDEARDSGADKGKYGANVDALGSLTKSYGRDITKGSNSRSREMTHGNRKIDGDREREPVTVVKHDEDDRKMESESKSARFAGPDDDSSEQRGRNYNKDVESHFVGRTARYGEDHETRRRRKDDDNHREHEHTRDNDDHGERKHGRDEDDRTGRKHAREEDVREKKHGKDEDDPKEKHRRHDDGLGDYRMGRKHARDEDDLGERKHARDEDDSKEGKHRRYDDGRGERKNLRDEDDRAERKRGRDEDYRTGRKQARDEDEHRERKFRRNEDDREGRKFRRDDDVYGERKNLRDGDVHGERKNLRENDDRERKHSKDEDGRGERKHRRDDDDDDGYERKQRRRDDDDPEERKQHSRDDDGRGDRKHRREEEERGNKGYERESRGDYSKRGRY
- the LOC114392470 gene encoding uncharacterized protein LOC114392470 isoform X2: MDLKVKAATSLNSNAKKKANLFAEKKERIRLPTYNDDLGGKKYHISEFLSQPSGIAAVLNTKALQSFESLDANTYRCELPKLQFLNFEAAPLLDLRVTSTDEDCLVEMLSCKFEGSEVVKEQNDHFSAFMRNQMTWGGAGAESFLEVDVKLNLTLEIYTQPFTMMPTSAVEGPGNIMMQALVDKLVPLLLQQMLQDYDEWVRKQSYSLKSF
- the LOC114392470 gene encoding uncharacterized protein LOC114392470 isoform X1, whose protein sequence is MAKAILLSNKWYGHEQFWVTRSYPTIQKFSHGKMDLKVKAATSLNSNAKKKANLFAEKKERIRLPTYNDDLGGKKYHISEFLSQPSGIAAVLNTKALQSFESLDANTYRCELPKLQFLNFEAAPLLDLRVTSTDEDCLVEMLSCKFEGSEVVKEQNDHFSAFMRNQMTWGGAGAESFLEVDVKLNLTLEIYTQPFTMMPTSAVEGPGNIMMQALVDKLVPLLLQQMLQDYDEWVRKQSYSLKSF
- the LOC114392470 gene encoding uncharacterized protein LOC114392470 isoform X3; its protein translation is MAKAILLSNKWYGHEQFWVTRSYPTIQKFSHGKMDLKVKAATSLNSNAKKKANLFAEKKERIRLPTYNDDLGGKKYHISEFLSQPSGIAAVLNTKALQSFESLDANTYRCELPKLQFLNFEAAPLLDLRVTSTDEDCLVEMLSCKFEGSEVVKEQNDHFSAFMRNQMTWGGAGAESFLEVDVKLNLTLEISVCRSTHNHLP